The following coding sequences are from one Lolium rigidum isolate FL_2022 chromosome 6, APGP_CSIRO_Lrig_0.1, whole genome shotgun sequence window:
- the LOC124663753 gene encoding kinesin-like protein KIN-14C, which yields MGTMGGHFEDFHADDRRAEVIDWLGGLLPEFNLPLDSSDEELRDYLIDGTALCYTADKLMPGVLEGVWGGYASDQRSNVKKFLSVVAEMGLPGFSVKDLEEGSMSSIVECLLTLRDNVTTGFGENLSNYAAKTPTRPVVPVSTPGRRSPGEDRRRGLWDPKSPQRSPLLSGQKANEVFQFKRGQYADLPASKISEMIQSNSLDNAPTQSLLRVVNGILDESIERKRGEIPHRVVYLLRNVIQEIEHRISIQADHIKNQNSVIKTREDKYRSKIKALETLVNGTNEENEMAINRLELVKVEKSKIDERRKLGEQDMVRLMQEKENAENTVRNLQHEIQVMSRMFEEYREQMEAKTSQMEEHLTLRAKEAEFLLMQSKKRVEEVEAASELKSQLWSKKTNTFRSYMDNQKLCIKDIRISSQSIKQEMFALQMKWRDEISNIGLDLKGLVDAAENYHGVLAENQKLFNEVQELKGNIRVYCRVRPFLPGQDGKSTAVDYIGENGEILISNPSKQGKDGYRMFKFNKVFNTHVSQAEVFSDIQPLIRSVLDGFNVCIFAYGQTGSGKTYTMSGPGTSKEDWGVNYRALNDLFDISLKRRNNFTYEVEVQMVEIYNEQVRDLLSNDIAQKRLGIWSTSQPNGLVVPDASLIPVKSTSDVLDLMEIGQANRAVGSTALNERSSRSHSILTVHVRGLDVKNGSTSRGCLHLIDLAGSERVERSEATGDRLKEAQHINKSLSALGDVIFALAQKNAHVPYRNSKLTQVLQSSLGGQAKTLMFVQVNPDVESCSETISTLKFAERVSGVELGAARSNKEGKDIKDLLEQVASLKDTISRKDMEIEQLQVLKDKTRSPSSLTDKSGSNMLKQSASSSSLTMASQQNQLLSGSMGSGETEYEDNASDDGCSVGETEYSVGSASEAAERMQKGPSRLTRFFLTKNGQPAASRPKPKEPVPKATGRPKPTTSQAAAASSSVKPPKRRVVP from the exons ATGGGGACCATGGGTGGCCACTTCGAGGACTTCCATGCCG ACGACCGGCGTGCTGAGGTGATAGATTGGCTCGGTGGGTTGCTACCGGAGTTCAATTTACCGCTGGATTCTTCAGATGAGGAGCTGCGGGATTACCTCATTGATGGCACGGCCCTGTGCTACACTGCCGACAAGCTCATGCCCGGTGTCCTGGAG GGGGTGTGGGGTGGTTACGCATCCGACCAGCGGTCAAATGTGAAGAAGTTCCTCTCCGTTGTCGCTGAGATGGGGCTGCCGGGATTCAGCGTCAAGGATCTTGAGGAG GGATCAATGTCGTCTATAGTAGAGTGCCTCTTGACTCTAAGGGATAATGTGACAACAGGATTTGGTGAAAATCTTTCTAATTATGCTGCTAAGACTCCAACAAGGCCTGTGGTTCCAGTCTCCACACCAGGAAGGAGATCTCCTGGAGAGGACAGAAGAAGGGGCCTCTGGGACCCCAAGTCCCCCCAAAGAAGTCCTCTTCTTTCAG GGCAGAAGGCCAACGAGGTTTTCCAATTTAAGCGTGGGCAGTATGCAGATCTTCCTGCTTCTAAGATTTCAGAGATGATCCAGTCAAACAGTTTAGAT AATGCGCCTACTCAATCACTTCTTAGAGTTGTTAACGGCATTCTGGATGAAAGTattgagaggaaaagaggagaaatacCACAT CGAGTTGTTTATTTACTACGAAACGTTATTCAAGAGATTGAGCACCGCATTTCCATTCAAGCAGATCACATAAAAAAT CAAAATAGCGTCATCAAAACGCGTGAGGATAAGTACCGTTCAAAAATTAAGGCACTCGAGACATTGGTAAATGGAACAAATGAAGAAAATGAG ATGGCAATAAATCGGCTTGAGCTAGTTAAG GTTGAGAAGTCAAAAATTGATGAGAGGAGAAAACTAGGCGAGCAAGACATGGTTCGGCTGAtgcaagaaaaggaaaatgcAGAGAATACAGTCAGAAACCTTCAGCACGAAATTCAAGTCATGAGTAGGATGTTCGAAGAATATCGGGAGCAGATGGAGGCAAAAACAAGCCAGATGGAGGAACACTTGACTCTAAGAGCTAAGGAGGCTGAGTTTCTTCTTATGCAATCGAAAAAGAGAGTCGAAGAAGTTGAAGCTGCTTCTGAACTAAAATCACAACTCTGGAGCAAGAAGACAAATACATTTCGAAGTTATATGGACAATCAAAAACTGTGTATTAAG GATATAAGGATATCGTCTCAGTCTATTAAGCAGGAAATGTTTGCCCTCCAAATGAAATGGAGAGATGAAATATCTAACATTG GACTTGACCTAAAAGGTTTGGTAGATGCTGCTGAAAATTACCATGGTGTTCTTGCTGAAAATCAGAAATTATTTAATGAAGTGCAAGAATTAAAAG GTAATATAAGAGTATATTGCCGTGTTAGACCATTTCTTCCTGGTCAAGACGGGAAATCAACTGCAGTTGATTACATTGGTGAAAATGGTGAGATTCTCATTTCAAATCCCTCCAAGCAAGGAAAGGATGGATACCGGATGTTTAAGTTCAACAAGGTCTTTAATACTCATGTTTCTCAAG CTGAAGTTTTCTCCGATATCCAGCCTTTGATTAGATCAGTTCTTGATGGATTCAATGTGTGCATTTTTGCATACGGTCAAACTGGTTCGGGAAAAACTTACACGATG AGTGGTCCTGGCACATCAAAAGAAGATTGGGGTGTTAACTATCGAGCTTTAAATGACTTGTTTGACATCTCTCTGAAGAGGAGAAACAATTTCACATATGAGGTGGAAGTGCAGATGGTTGAGATATACAACGAACAAGTCCGGGATCTTCTATCAAATGATATTGCACAAAAAAG ACTCGGGATTTGGAGTACTTCTCAACCTAATGGGCTTGTCGTACCCGATGCGAGTTTAATTCCTGTCAAATCAACATCGGATGTACTAGACTTAATGGAAATTGGGCAAGCAAATAGAGCTGTTGGATCAACAGCGTTGAATGAAAGGAGTAGTAGATCCCATAG CATTCTCACTGTGCATGTTAGAGGGCTCGACGTGAAGAATGGATCTACTTCTCGAGGATGTCTACATCTGATTGATCTTGCTGGGAGTGAGAGAGTTGAACGATCTGAAGCAACCGGAGATAGATTAAAAGAAGCACAACATATTAATAAATCCCTTTCTGCTCTCGGAGATGTCATTTTTGCTTTGGCCCAGAAAAATGCCCATGTGCCCTACAGAAACAGCAAACTGACTCAAGTTCTTCAGAGCTCTTTAG GTGGACAAGCAAAGACACTAATGTTTGTTCAAGTAAATCCTGACGTGGAATCCTGTTCAGAAACCATAAGTACTTTAAAATTTGCCGAAAGAGTTTCTGGGGTTGAGCTAGGTGCTGCAAGAAGCAACAAAGAGGGCAAAGATATAAAAGATCTGCTAGAACAG GTTGCATCTTTGAAAGATACCATATCACGAAAGGATATGGAAATTGAACAGCTTCAAGTCCTTAAAGACAAGACCAGATCTCCTAGTTCACTTACAGATAAAAGCGGAAGTAACATGCTGAAACAGTCTGCGTCCTCGTCGTCGCTCACCATGGCAAGCCAGCAGAACCAACTATTATCAG GGTCCATGGGATCAGGTGAAACCGAATATGAAGACAATGCATCTGATGATGGCTGTTCAGTAGGTGAAACTGAGTATTCTGTTGGCAGTGCTTCAGAAGCAGCAGAAAGGAT GCAGAAAGGTCCATCACGACTAACCAGATTTTTCCTCACAAAGAATGGCCAGCCAGCAGCTTCCCGACCAAAACCAAAGGAACCTGTTCCGAAGGCTACAG GTCGCCCGAAACCTACGACTAGCCAGGCGGCCGCAGCATCTTCTTCAGTCAAGCCCCCGAAGAGGCGGGTAGTCCCGTAG